In the genome of Streptomyces aquilus, the window ATCTTCCAGCAGTGGGACTGCGGGCCGCTGCTCCCGCCTACGCCCTCGGCTCAATCCGGGTGACGTGCGGCGTCCCCTCGTACGAGGATGGACCGCATGTCACAGACCAACAGCCTGCCCCGTGAGGTGGCCGACGCCTACGTCGACGCCCTCATCGCCCTCGACCCGGTCACCGGCACCTACCTCGGCGTGAAGGAGAGTTCGAACCGCCTTCCCGACACCTCGCCCGCGGGCCAGGAGAAGCTCGCCGAGCTCCAACGGGCCACGCTCGCCCGCCTCGACGAGGCCGAGCGGCAGCCCGGCGCGGACAGTGACATCGAGCGGCGCTGCGCCCGGCTGCTGCGCGAGCGGCTCACCGCGGAACTCACCGTGCACGAGGCGGACGAAGGCCTGCGCTCGGTCGGCAACATGGCGACGGCCGCGCACTCGGTGCGCGAGGTGTTCACGGTGACGCCGAGCCAGACCGACGAGGACTGGGCGGCGATCGCCGAGCGGCTGCGGGCCGTGCCGGCCGCGTTCGCCGGGTACCGCGAGTCCCTCGCGCTCGGTCTGGAGCGCAAGCTGTACGCGGCGCCGCGGCCGACCGCCACCTTCGTCGAACAGCTCACGGAGTGGGCGGACACCGGGGAGGGGCGCGGCTGGTTCGAGGACTTCGCGGCGGACGGCCCGGAGGCGCTGCGCGCCGAGCTGGACGAGGCCGCGCGCGCCGCGACGGCGGCAGTCGTGGAGCTGCGGGACTGGATGCGGGACGTGTACGCGCCGACGATCGAGGGCGCCTCGAACACCGTCGGCCGGGAGCGCTACGCCCGTTGGGCGCGCTACTTCAACGGCACGGACCTGGACCTGGACGAGGCGTACGCGTACGGCTGGTCCGAGTTCCACCGGCTGCTGGGCGAGATGAAGCGGGAGGCGGAGAAGATCCTGCCGGGGGCCGAGACGCCGTGGGTGGCGCTCAAGCACCTCGACGAGCACGGCACCCGCATCGACGGCGTCGACGAAGTGCGTGCGTGGTTGCAGGGTCTGATGGACCAGGCGATCGAGTCGCTGGACGGCACGCACTTCGAACTGGCCGAGCGGGTACGGCGGGTGGAGGCGCGGATCGCCCCGCCCGGCGGTGCGGCGGCGCCGTACTACACGCCCCCGTCGGAGGACTTCTCCCGGCCTGGACGCACCTGGCTGCCGACGATGGGCCAGACCAGCTTCCCCGCCTACGACCTGGTGTCCACCTGGTACCACGAGGGGGTCCCCGGCCATCACCTCCAGCTGGCGCAGTGGGTGCACATCGCCGACAGCCTCTCCCGTTACCAGGCCACGGTCGGCATCGTGAGCGCCAACGCCGAGGGCTGGGCGCTGTACGCGGAGCGGCTGATGGACGAGCTCGGGTTCCTCACGGACGCGGAGCAGCGGCTCGGTTACCTCGACGCGCAGATGATGCGGGCGGCGCGGGTGATCGTGGACATCGGCATGCACCTGGAGCTGGAGATCCCGGCCGACTCGCCCTTCCACCCGGGCGAGCGCTGGACGCCGGAGCTGGCCCAGGAGTTCTTCGGCGCGCACAGCAGCCGGCCGGCGGACTTCGTGGAGAGCGAGCTGACCCGCTATCTGACGATCCCCGGCCAGGCCATCGGCTACAAGCTGGGCGAGCGTGCCTGGCTGCTGGGCCGCGAGAAGGCCCGGCAGAGGCACGGCGACGCGTTCGACCTCAAGGCCTGGCACATGGCGGCGCTGTCGCAGGGCTCGCTGGGCCTCGACGACCTGGTCGACGAGCTGGCGCAGCTGTAAGGGCTGGGCTGAGCTGCCACAGCTGTAGAGCTCAGCGCCGGAAGCCGCCCTCCGAGTCGATCACCTGCCCCGTGATCCAGCCCGCCTCGTCCGTCGCGAGCCATGCGATGAGGCGGGCCGGGTCGTCGGGCATCCCCCAGCGTCCGGCGGGGAAGCGGGCTGCGACGGCCTCGTACACCTCGCCGGTCAGGTAATCCGTGTCCACCGGGCCCGGGTTGACGGTGTTCACGGTGATGCCCTGCTCGGCGAGCGTCGTCGACAGGGAGCGGGTGACGGAGGCGAGGGCGCCCTTCTGGAGCGCGTAGGCGATCTCGCCCGGCATGCCTCCGGCGATGTCCTGGCCGGAGGTCATCATCATGATCCGGCCTCCCGAGACGCCGACCCGCTGCCGCGCGAAAGCCTGTACGAGCAGCAGCACCGAGCGGGTGTCGACCGCCCAGTGCGCGTCCAGCATGGCCGCGTCGATCTCGTCGAGGGTGCCGTCGCCGCCGCTCAGGGCGTGGTTGGCGACCAGGATGTCGAGCCGGCCGCCGAGCGCGTCGGCGGCGGTGGCGATCAGTTCGGCCGGGGCGGCGGGCTCCGTGAGGTCACCGGGTCCGGTCACGACCCGCGCCTCGGGATCGCCGAGCGCTCCCCGCACGGAGGCGAGCACGTCCTCGGGGCGGTCCGCTCCCCAGGGCTGGGCGGCGTCGTGCGGCACATGGTGGTGCAGATAGACGCTCGCCCCGTAGGCGGCCAGCCGTCGGGCCACCGCGTGGCCGATGCCGCCGCGTCTGCTGGCGCCGGTGACGAGGGCGGTACGGCCGCGCAGGGGCAGGGGGTCGCGGCGGAGTTCTTCGGGGGTGGGGTGGGGAAGGCGGGGCATGGACGACCATGATGGGGAAGCGTTTCGTGTGGCGCACGGGATTTTCCCGGCCGTCCATGCGCCGGGGTGCCCGCGTCGCTATCCGTGCGCGAGCGGCCGCAGTTGGACGAGTCCCAGCCACGTCTCCGGTCCGGGCCGCACATGTGCCGCGCGCACCGCGTAGCGGCCGGGGTCGAGGGCGATCCAGACGTGGTCGGTGCGCAGCGAGTCGGTCCCCGGCCAGGCGGCGTCGAACAACAGCACCGGACCGGGGACGTTCCAGGCGACCTCCGGCCCCCACACCGCCGCGTCGAGCGCCGCCGGCACCTCGGCGAGCAGCTGCTCCTCCGACTCCGCCGCCGACCAGCGTACGAAGACGCCGCGGTCCGGCAGATACGTGGTGGAGGCGGGCTCGTCGCCGAGGACCAGGGCCACGCTGTCGCCGACGGGCAGCAGGCCGACGTAGCCGTCGACCTCGCAGGCCCGGTCGTAGTCCGAGGCCGTCTCGTCGCCGTCGGCGCCGGCCCAGAACGGCAGCACGGTCTCCGGGACCGCTATGAGCGGCCCGCCGCCCGACTCCACCCACTCCGCCGCGCCCGGCTCCGCGTATCGCACCATGGCGCGGAATCTACCTGGTACATGACAGTGCGCGTCGCCGTTCACGGGAAGATCCGGAATCCACCATTCAGCAGCGGCTTCGCACCGTCGCGCCGCGGTCCCGTTCGGCAACGGCCGACGCGGCGCCGTAGCCCCGTTCAGCAGCCGCAGTTCTCCGCGTCCACCGGCGCCGTCAGGGGGTCGGCCTCGCGGGTCCGCCTGCCCTCCCAGGTCTCGTACGCGAAGCCCTCGCGCGCCCAGTACTCGAAGCCGCCGAGCATCTCCTTGACCTGGTAGCCGAGTTCGGCGAGGGCGAGCGCCGAGCGGGTGGCGCCGTTGCAGCCCGGGCCCCAGCAGTACGTCACGACCGGCACGGACTTGTCGAGGAGCTGCTCGGCCTGCTCGGGGATGAGGGCGGTCGGCAGGTGCACGGCGCCGGGGATGTGGCCCTGGTCCCAGGCCTCGGTGGAGCGGGAGTCCAGGACGACGAAGCCGGGGTCGCCCTCGGCCGAGAGCGCGGCGGCGACGTCGGAGACGTCGGCGTGGAAGACGAGGCTCGCACGGAAGTAGGCGGCAGCCTCGGCCGGGGCCGCGGGGGCGACCCGCAGGACGGGGTTGACGGTGTTCGTGCTGACGCTGCTCATGCTCGGGCCTTTCCCTGACAAGACGCGCGGGACTTCTCGTCGGGCCTCGTCGCCCTCCCCGCACCCAGAAATCTACGTCGGACGATCATCTCCCTGAAGTGGCGATCCCCGGCGTTCCACTTGATCCGCCGGTGATTCCCCTGGTATCTCTCCGGCATGACCGAGTTTTCCCCGGACGCCACCGACTGGCGCATCCTCGATGTCCTCCAGCGGGAGGGCAGGGCCAGTTTCGCCGAGCTCGCCCGCGCCGTCTCCATGTCCGCGAGCGCGGTCACGGAACGGGTGCGCCGACTGGAGGAGGCGGGCGTGATCCAGGGGTACGCGGCGGTCGTCGACCCGGACCGGCTGGGGCTGCCGATCCTGGCGTTCGTGCGGCTGCGTTATCCGAACGGCAACTACAAGCCGTTCCACGACCTGGTCGAGGCGACGCCGGAGATCCTGGAGGCGCACCACGTCACGGGCGACGACTGCTTCGTCATCAAGGTCGCCGCGCGGTCGATGCGGCACCTGGAGGAGGTGTCCGGCAAGATCGGCTCGCTGGGCGCGGTGACGACGAGCGTCGTCTACTCCTCACCCCTGCCGCGCCGCCCGCTGGGCCGCTGAGCGCACCTTCAGGGACGAGCCGGCCCTCCCCTTCACGACCTCCAACTGGGCGTGGATACGCCGTCTCAGGTCGGCGACATGACTCACGATGCCGACGCTGCGGTCCCGTTCCCGCAGCGAGTCGAGCACGTCGAGGACCTCGTCGAGGGTCTGGTCGTCGAGGCTGCCGAAGCCCTCGTCGATGAAGAGCGTGTCGAGCCGCACCCCGCCCGCCTCGTCGGTGACGACGTCCGCGAGGCCGAGGGCCAGGGCGAGCGAGGCGAAGAACGTCTCGCCGCCCGACAGCGTGGCCGTGTCCCGCTCCCGTCCGGTCCAGGCGTCGACGACATGCAGCCCGAGCCCGCTGCGGCCGCGTCCGGCGCGGTCGTCGGAGTGCACGAGGGTGTAGCGGCCCGAGGACATCCGCAGCAGCCTGACCGTCGCGGCGGCGGCCACCTGTTCCAGCCGCGCCGCCAGCACGTACGACTCCAGGCGCATCTTGCGTTCGTTGTCCGCCGAGGTGCCCGCGGTGAGCGAGGCGAGGCGGGCGACCCGGTCGTACTCCTCGCGCAGCGGGGCGAGGCGGCGCACGGAGACGGCCGCGCGCGCGGAGAGCCGGTCGAGGTCGGCGCAGCGCCGGGCGGCGGCGTCGCACGCGGAGGCCGCGTCGCGGACCCGCTGGGCGGCGAGGGCGGCGGCCTGCTCCGCCACGGCGAGGTCGGCGGGCGGCTGCTGGGCGGCGGCCGCGGTGTCGGGCTCGGCGAGGACGGCCCGTACGGCGGCCTCCTGCGCCTGCCAGTCGTCGAGCCGCCGTTGGAGGTCGCGGTGGGCCGCGTCGTCGAGGAGCGCCTCGGCCGCGGCCTGCGGGGTGTCGAACCCGGCCCGGAACGCGGCGTCGGCCAGCCGGGCGTCGGCGTCCTTGAGCCGCTGCGCGGTGTCCTCGGCGACGCGGGCCGCGTCGGCGGCGTCGGTGAGCAGTCTGACCTGCCGCTCCAGCTGGGCGGCGCGCGCGGCGACGCTGTCCAGGGCGCCGCGGGCCTGCGCCAACTCCTCCTCCAGCGCGACCCGTTCACGGTCCAGTCGGTCCCGGCGGCCGACGCGGGAGGCGGCGCGCACCGCGGCCTCCTGGCGGACGGCGGTACGTCGCTCGTGCTCCTGCTCGGCGCGGCGCAGCTCCTCGTGCGCGGGGTGCAGCACGGAGGCGGCGTGCCGGGCCTGCGCGTAGAGCCGCTCCAACTCCTCGGCCGCTTCGGCGAGTTGCTCGGTGGAGGCGTCACCGGCCTCCGCGGTGGCGGCGGCGAGTGCCTCGCGTACGGTGCCCAGGCGCCGTTCCTGCTCGCTGTGCCGCTCCTCGGCCCGCTGGTAGGCGGCCAGCGCCCGCTCCTCCGCCTCCCGGTCGACATGCCCGGCGTCCTTGCGGGCCGGGGCCGGGTGCTCGGTCGCCCCGCAGACCGCGCAGGGCTCTCCGTCGGTCAGCTGGGCGGCGAGTTCGGCGGCGATGCCGTTCAGCCGCTGCTCCTTGACGTCCAGCCAACGGGCCTTGAGCGCCAGCGCGTCCGCCTGGGCGAGGCGGACCTGTTCGGCGGCGGTGTCGGTGTCGCCGGCCAGCTGGTCCCGCAGCCGCGCCGCGCCCAGCCGCCTCTGCGCCGGCTCCCGCTGCACGCCGAGCTGCTCGGCCCGGGTCGCCGCCTCCTGGGCGGAGTCGATGCGGGCCTGGAGCGCGGCGCGGGTCGCCTCCCAGCCGGCGAGCCAGTCGTCCGCCTCGCGCAGCACGTCGTCGTCGGCACGCTCCTGCCGGTCCAGGCCGGCCCGCTCCGCGACCAGGTCGGCCAGCCGCTGCTCGGCACGGCGCGCCGACTCCAGCCCGCCCAGCTCCTCGGCGGCCCGGCGGGCGGCGGACGCGAGCCCGGCCGCGCCGGCGTCGGCGAAGGCGTCCGGCAGCGAGGCACGCGTGCGTGCCCGGGCCGCGTCCGCCCGGCGGTGCTCGGCGTCGGCGGCCTCCCTGAGCTCCAGCGCCGGTGCCACGGCCTCGGCCTTGCGGGCCCGTTCCATGCGCGCCAGCGCCTGCCGGTAGCCCTCGGACCGCTCCTCCAGCAGCGCGGCCCGCTGCCGCGCCTCGGCGAACCGCTGCTGCAACCGGGCCACTTCGCGTACGTCGGTCAGCGCGCGCTCGGCGGCGGCCTGCGCGGACTCGGCGGCCGTGAGCCGGCTGTGGGCGATGGTGAGCTGTTCGCGGGCGGTGCTGCGGGCGACGGCGGCGGCGCTCATGACGGCGTCGGCGAGACCGGGCTCCCCGGGAGCGGCGCCCGGCAGGGCCATCGCGTCGCCCGCCGCCTGCTGCATGCGGTGGGCGTCGGCGAGCAGTTCGGTGTCCCCGTCGCGGACCTGTGCCTCGGTGGCGCGGCGGCGCTCGGCGAGCCGCTTCTCGACCTCGGCGAAGCGATGGGTGTCGAAGAGGCGGCCCAGCAGCCGGCCCCGCGCCTCGGCGTCCGCGCGCAGGAAGCGGGCGAAGTCGCCCTGGGGCAACAGCACGACCTGGCAGAACTGCTCGCGGCTCATGCCGAGCAGCTGGGTGACCTCCTCGCCGATCTCCTGGTGGGAGCGGCTGAGGTCCTTCCAGGAGCCGGTCCGGGCGTCGTACTCGCGCAGCCAGCTCTGGGCCTTGTCGAGGGTGCTGCCCGAG includes:
- a CDS encoding SDR family oxidoreductase, with the translated sequence MPRLPHPTPEELRRDPLPLRGRTALVTGASRRGGIGHAVARRLAAYGASVYLHHHVPHDAAQPWGADRPEDVLASVRGALGDPEARVVTGPGDLTEPAAPAELIATAADALGGRLDILVANHALSGGDGTLDEIDAAMLDAHWAVDTRSVLLLVQAFARQRVGVSGGRIMMMTSGQDIAGGMPGEIAYALQKGALASVTRSLSTTLAEQGITVNTVNPGPVDTDYLTGEVYEAVAARFPAGRWGMPDDPARLIAWLATDEAGWITGQVIDSEGGFRR
- a CDS encoding immunity 21 family protein, with the translated sequence MVRYAEPGAAEWVESGGGPLIAVPETVLPFWAGADGDETASDYDRACEVDGYVGLLPVGDSVALVLGDEPASTTYLPDRGVFVRWSAAESEEQLLAEVPAALDAAVWGPEVAWNVPGPVLLFDAAWPGTDSLRTDHVWIALDPGRYAVRAAHVRPGPETWLGLVQLRPLAHG
- a CDS encoding DUF885 domain-containing protein → MSQTNSLPREVADAYVDALIALDPVTGTYLGVKESSNRLPDTSPAGQEKLAELQRATLARLDEAERQPGADSDIERRCARLLRERLTAELTVHEADEGLRSVGNMATAAHSVREVFTVTPSQTDEDWAAIAERLRAVPAAFAGYRESLALGLERKLYAAPRPTATFVEQLTEWADTGEGRGWFEDFAADGPEALRAELDEAARAATAAVVELRDWMRDVYAPTIEGASNTVGRERYARWARYFNGTDLDLDEAYAYGWSEFHRLLGEMKREAEKILPGAETPWVALKHLDEHGTRIDGVDEVRAWLQGLMDQAIESLDGTHFELAERVRRVEARIAPPGGAAAPYYTPPSEDFSRPGRTWLPTMGQTSFPAYDLVSTWYHEGVPGHHLQLAQWVHIADSLSRYQATVGIVSANAEGWALYAERLMDELGFLTDAEQRLGYLDAQMMRAARVIVDIGMHLELEIPADSPFHPGERWTPELAQEFFGAHSSRPADFVESELTRYLTIPGQAIGYKLGERAWLLGREKARQRHGDAFDLKAWHMAALSQGSLGLDDLVDELAQL
- a CDS encoding Lrp/AsnC family transcriptional regulator; its protein translation is MTEFSPDATDWRILDVLQREGRASFAELARAVSMSASAVTERVRRLEEAGVIQGYAAVVDPDRLGLPILAFVRLRYPNGNYKPFHDLVEATPEILEAHHVTGDDCFVIKVAARSMRHLEEVSGKIGSLGAVTTSVVYSSPLPRRPLGR
- a CDS encoding rhodanese-like domain-containing protein, with translation MSSVSTNTVNPVLRVAPAAPAEAAAYFRASLVFHADVSDVAAALSAEGDPGFVVLDSRSTEAWDQGHIPGAVHLPTALIPEQAEQLLDKSVPVVTYCWGPGCNGATRSALALAELGYQVKEMLGGFEYWAREGFAYETWEGRRTREADPLTAPVDAENCGC
- a CDS encoding AAA family ATPase encodes the protein MRLHRLDITAFGPFGGSQSVDFDELSVAGLFLLHGPTGAGKTSVLDAVCYALYGSVPGARQSGQGLTLRSDHAAPGTRTEVRLELTVAGRRLEITRQPPWERPKKRGSGSTLDKAQSWLREYDARTGSWKDLSRSHQEIGEEVTQLLGMSREQFCQVVLLPQGDFARFLRADAEARGRLLGRLFDTHRFAEVEKRLAERRRATEAQVRDGDTELLADAHRMQQAAGDAMALPGAAPGEPGLADAVMSAAAVARSTAREQLTIAHSRLTAAESAQAAAERALTDVREVARLQQRFAEARQRAALLEERSEGYRQALARMERARKAEAVAPALELREAADAEHRRADAARARTRASLPDAFADAGAAGLASAARRAAEELGGLESARRAEQRLADLVAERAGLDRQERADDDVLREADDWLAGWEATRAALQARIDSAQEAATRAEQLGVQREPAQRRLGAARLRDQLAGDTDTAAEQVRLAQADALALKARWLDVKEQRLNGIAAELAAQLTDGEPCAVCGATEHPAPARKDAGHVDREAEERALAAYQRAEERHSEQERRLGTVREALAAATAEAGDASTEQLAEAAEELERLYAQARHAASVLHPAHEELRRAEQEHERRTAVRQEAAVRAASRVGRRDRLDRERVALEEELAQARGALDSVAARAAQLERQVRLLTDAADAARVAEDTAQRLKDADARLADAAFRAGFDTPQAAAEALLDDAAHRDLQRRLDDWQAQEAAVRAVLAEPDTAAAAQQPPADLAVAEQAAALAAQRVRDAASACDAAARRCADLDRLSARAAVSVRRLAPLREEYDRVARLASLTAGTSADNERKMRLESYVLAARLEQVAAAATVRLLRMSSGRYTLVHSDDRAGRGRSGLGLHVVDAWTGRERDTATLSGGETFFASLALALGLADVVTDEAGGVRLDTLFIDEGFGSLDDQTLDEVLDVLDSLRERDRSVGIVSHVADLRRRIHAQLEVVKGRAGSSLKVRSAAQRAARQG